From Aerosticca soli, a single genomic window includes:
- the dcd gene encoding dCTP deaminase produces the protein MSIKSDKWIRRMAESHGMIEPFEPGQVKQAGGERIVSYGTSSYGYDVRCSREFKVFTNINSTIVDPKHFDSKSFVDVEADQCIIPPNSFALARTVEYFRIPRDVLVVCLGKSTYARCGIIVNVTPLEPEWEGHVTLEFSNTTPLPARIYANEGVAQMLFFESDEVCEVSYRDRGGKYQGQRGVTLPRT, from the coding sequence GTGAGCATCAAGTCCGACAAATGGATCCGCCGCATGGCTGAAAGCCACGGCATGATCGAGCCGTTCGAGCCCGGCCAGGTCAAGCAGGCGGGCGGTGAGCGCATCGTCAGCTACGGCACCTCCAGCTACGGCTACGACGTGCGCTGCTCGCGCGAGTTCAAGGTGTTCACCAACATCAATTCCACCATCGTCGATCCCAAGCACTTCGACTCCAAGAGTTTCGTCGACGTGGAGGCGGATCAGTGCATCATCCCGCCCAACAGCTTCGCGCTGGCCCGTACGGTGGAGTACTTCCGCATTCCGCGCGACGTGCTGGTGGTGTGCCTGGGCAAGAGCACTTATGCCCGCTGCGGCATCATCGTCAACGTGACGCCGCTGGAGCCGGAATGGGAAGGGCACGTGACCCTGGAGTTCTCCAACACCACGCCGCTGCCGGCGCGCATCTACGCCAACGAGGGCGTGGCGCAGATGCTGTTCTTCGAGTCCGACGAGGTGTGCGAGGTGAGCTATCGCGACCGCGGCGGCAAGTACCAGGGCCAGCGCGGCGTGACGCTGCCGCGCACCTGA
- a CDS encoding DUF3025 domain-containing protein codes for MRHHAPARERLDREVFGRPPLAPWHASHAELLDGPQWPPVSELNARLCGAAGVRFLAQTRALLADGLHYEQRIAQCAVVATREANWHDLFNALVWARYPALKRALNARQMADIARWGPRRRSRAQCALTHFDEAGVILLVRDPALLARLDAHDWQGLFWRERAAWQDGRLQVEVFGHALLEHALTPALHLVGKALVVLDATAEPAMAAAACAQAIAAGRALQDPQDLRPLPLSGIPGWHADNAREAFYRQAPCFRPLRPGRRYPPPIRL; via the coding sequence ATGCGCCACCATGCGCCGGCACGCGAACGGCTCGACCGCGAGGTGTTCGGACGGCCGCCACTCGCGCCCTGGCATGCAAGCCATGCCGAACTGCTCGACGGCCCGCAGTGGCCGCCGGTGAGCGAACTTAACGCCCGCCTGTGCGGCGCCGCTGGCGTGCGTTTTCTGGCCCAGACCCGCGCACTGCTCGCGGATGGCCTGCATTACGAACAACGCATCGCCCAATGCGCCGTGGTGGCCACCCGCGAGGCGAACTGGCACGACCTCTTCAATGCGCTGGTGTGGGCGCGATATCCGGCGCTCAAGCGCGCACTCAACGCCCGCCAGATGGCCGACATCGCGCGCTGGGGGCCGCGCCGGCGCAGTCGCGCGCAGTGCGCGCTGACCCATTTCGACGAGGCCGGGGTGATCCTCCTCGTGCGTGATCCGGCGCTGCTCGCGCGTCTGGATGCGCATGACTGGCAAGGTCTCTTCTGGCGCGAGCGTGCGGCTTGGCAGGATGGGCGCCTGCAGGTGGAAGTGTTCGGGCATGCTTTGCTCGAACATGCGCTCACACCGGCGCTGCATCTGGTCGGCAAGGCCTTGGTGGTGCTCGATGCCACAGCCGAACCGGCGATGGCTGCAGCTGCCTGTGCCCAGGCGATCGCGGCCGGCCGGGCTCTGCAGGATCCGCAAGACTTGCGGCCGCTGCCGTTATCCGGCATTCCCGGCTGGCATGCTGACAATGCCCGGGAGGCGTTCTATCGCCAGGCGCCCTGCTTCCGTCCCTTGCGGCCGGGACGGCGTTATCCACCACCGATCCGGCTTTGA
- the trxB gene encoding thioredoxin-disulfide reductase → MPNAKHSRLLILGSGPAGYTAAIYAARANLAPTLITGLQQGGQLTTTTEVDNWPGDVEGVQGPALMQRMAEHAERFHTKMVFDHIHRVDLTQRPFHLKGDAGEYTCDALIVATGATAKYLGIASEEKFKGRGVSACATCDGFFFREQDVVVVGGGNTAVEEALYLSNIARKVYLVHRRDKLRAEKIMQDKLFEKAAAGKIELVWNHTVEEVLGDDSGVTGVRVKSVDDGVLRDIDATGFFVAIGHTPNTGIFEGQLDMREGYIKVRSGQNGMATMTSVPGVFAAGDVADHVYRQAITSAGFGCMAALDAERWLEQAGAL, encoded by the coding sequence ATGCCGAATGCCAAGCACAGCCGCCTGCTGATCCTGGGCTCCGGTCCTGCCGGCTACACCGCGGCGATCTACGCGGCGCGCGCCAACCTGGCCCCCACGTTGATCACCGGCCTGCAGCAGGGCGGACAGTTGACGACCACGACCGAGGTCGACAACTGGCCCGGCGATGTCGAAGGCGTGCAAGGTCCGGCGCTGATGCAGCGGATGGCCGAACATGCCGAGCGCTTCCATACCAAGATGGTGTTCGATCACATCCACCGCGTGGACCTGACGCAGCGGCCGTTCCATCTCAAGGGCGACGCGGGCGAATACACCTGCGACGCCCTGATCGTCGCCACCGGCGCCACCGCCAAGTATCTGGGCATCGCCAGCGAGGAGAAGTTCAAGGGCCGCGGCGTGTCGGCCTGCGCCACCTGCGACGGGTTCTTCTTCCGCGAGCAGGACGTGGTCGTGGTCGGCGGCGGCAACACCGCGGTGGAGGAGGCGCTGTACCTGTCCAACATCGCCCGCAAGGTGTACCTGGTGCACCGGCGCGACAAGCTGCGCGCCGAAAAGATCATGCAGGACAAGCTGTTCGAGAAGGCCGCCGCCGGCAAGATCGAGCTGGTCTGGAACCACACCGTCGAAGAAGTGCTCGGCGACGATTCCGGCGTGACCGGCGTGCGCGTGAAATCGGTCGACGACGGCGTCCTTCGCGACATCGACGCCACCGGCTTTTTCGTCGCCATCGGCCACACGCCCAACACCGGCATCTTCGAGGGCCAGCTCGACATGCGCGAGGGCTACATCAAGGTGCGCAGCGGCCAGAACGGCATGGCGACGATGACCTCGGTGCCCGGCGTCTTCGCCGCCGGCGACGTCGCCGACCACGTCTACCGCCAGGCGATCACCTCGGCCGGCTTCGGCTGCATGGCCGCGCTGGACGCCGAACGCTGGCTGGAGCAGGCGGGCGCGCTCTGA
- the ald gene encoding alanine dehydrogenase, producing the protein MRIGIPAETKTLEGRVALVPAAAADLVRHGHTVYIQSGAGEKSGFTDEAYAKVGVQIVPDAAALYAAAELIVKVKEPIEGDLKLLKKHHLLFCYLHLAAEPELTRRLLEIGLTGVAFESVEENGQLPLLLPMSVIAGRIAIQVGTTLLHRPQGGKGKLLGGMASTPRGKVVVLGAGAAGGQAAALAAAAGANVVVFDKRPDRLAAMMALGPNVTALYAYESSVAEEVRDADLVVGAVLIPSARAPRVVSEAMVRTMEKGSVLVDISIDQGGCFETSRPTTWAEPTYDVHGVTHFCVTNMPGAVPQTSSLAISAAILPYVLRLAAGDDWREFEPLAKGINVEAGKLVHPALKGTMG; encoded by the coding sequence ATGCGCATTGGCATCCCCGCAGAAACCAAGACCCTCGAAGGGCGCGTCGCCCTGGTCCCCGCCGCCGCCGCCGATCTGGTCCGGCATGGGCATACGGTGTACATCCAGTCCGGCGCCGGCGAGAAGAGCGGCTTCACCGACGAGGCCTATGCCAAGGTCGGTGTCCAGATCGTGCCGGATGCGGCCGCGCTCTATGCGGCCGCGGAACTCATCGTCAAGGTCAAGGAACCGATCGAGGGCGATCTCAAACTGCTGAAGAAGCATCACCTTTTGTTCTGCTACCTGCATCTGGCGGCCGAGCCTGAACTCACCCGGCGCCTGCTGGAGATCGGTCTGACCGGCGTGGCGTTCGAGTCGGTGGAGGAAAACGGTCAATTGCCGCTGCTGCTGCCGATGTCGGTGATCGCCGGTCGCATCGCCATCCAGGTCGGCACCACGCTGTTGCACCGGCCGCAGGGCGGCAAGGGCAAGCTGCTGGGCGGCATGGCTTCCACCCCGCGCGGCAAGGTGGTGGTGCTCGGCGCTGGCGCTGCCGGCGGCCAGGCCGCCGCGCTGGCCGCCGCCGCGGGTGCCAACGTGGTGGTGTTCGACAAGCGTCCCGATCGTCTTGCCGCGATGATGGCGCTCGGCCCGAACGTCACCGCACTGTATGCCTATGAATCCTCGGTGGCCGAGGAGGTGCGCGACGCCGATCTGGTGGTCGGCGCGGTGCTGATTCCGAGCGCGCGCGCCCCGCGCGTGGTGAGCGAGGCGATGGTCAGGACGATGGAGAAGGGCAGCGTGCTGGTGGACATCTCCATCGACCAGGGCGGTTGCTTCGAGACCTCGCGGCCGACCACCTGGGCCGAGCCGACCTACGACGTCCACGGCGTCACCCATTTCTGCGTGACCAACATGCCGGGCGCGGTGCCGCAGACCTCCTCGCTGGCCATTTCCGCGGCGATCCTGCCGTACGTGCTGCGCCTGGCTGCGGGCGATGACTGGCGGGAGTTCGAGCCGCTGGCCAAGGGCATCAATGTCGAAGCCGGCAAGCTGGTGCATCCGGCGCTGAAGGGCACGATGGGCTGA
- a CDS encoding dienelactone hydrolase family protein, whose translation MGEQISIPTTGTQCIGAYVARAPGKPQGGVVVIQEIFGVTAHIRSVADRLAAAGFTAIAPCFFDHLETGVELPYDQAGTERGRALVQELGMDRAVADVAAAAEAIASAGRIGTVGFCWGGTVAFLAATRLGLPSVSYYGARNVAYLDEQPKAPVMFHFGEKDPSIPPEAIARHRAKLPQMPIYTYPAGHAFNRDADPHVYDRASAELAWQRTLAFFEEHLAGAAVKP comes from the coding sequence ATGGGCGAACAGATCAGCATTCCGACCACCGGCACGCAGTGCATCGGCGCCTATGTGGCGCGCGCCCCCGGCAAGCCCCAGGGAGGCGTCGTGGTGATCCAGGAGATCTTCGGCGTCACCGCGCACATCCGCAGTGTCGCCGACCGTCTGGCGGCAGCGGGGTTCACTGCCATCGCGCCGTGTTTCTTCGATCATCTGGAAACCGGCGTGGAGTTGCCCTACGACCAGGCCGGCACCGAGCGCGGTCGCGCGCTGGTCCAGGAACTGGGCATGGACCGCGCGGTCGCCGATGTGGCCGCCGCGGCCGAAGCGATCGCCTCGGCCGGCCGCATCGGCACGGTGGGTTTCTGCTGGGGCGGCACCGTGGCCTTTCTCGCCGCGACCCGGCTGGGCTTGCCCTCGGTGAGCTATTACGGCGCCCGCAACGTCGCCTATCTCGACGAGCAACCGAAGGCGCCGGTGATGTTCCATTTCGGCGAGAAGGACCCGAGCATCCCGCCCGAAGCGATCGCCCGGCACCGGGCCAAGCTGCCGCAGATGCCGATCTACACCTACCCGGCCGGACACGCCTTCAATCGCGATGCCGATCCGCACGTCTACGACCGTGCCAGCGCGGAACTGGCATGGCAGCGCACTTTGGCGTTCTTCGAGGAACACCTCGCCGGCGCCGCCGTCAAGCCATGA
- a CDS encoding putative bifunctional diguanylate cyclase/phosphodiesterase, whose product MCAPISPAARAWLDPLTWSGNGLAWTLPAALALVALLLAWLMVKNRSKASAMMPDAARLDSDAPIAIVTVAADGRILEASVQLSLWTGLDGASLRGRALDTLFVEPPAGDGPAMLRGIRGVRPVYVVSDPAPVAEEAHGHRLLWLIDRQAGIESAATHRLEDAFSEFAEGVLLLDAEGRIVATNAAHDRLTGFAPGSRLGGSLQDTRRLPDGRSLSTAVWPQVERSGRWRGELSSRRADGSSYREHMTIRRLEDGRLLAVFSAWETQQLVSMPDVREGDDPLTGLAGRATFERHAAGAIVAADAGRRMLAVLFIGLDAFRAINEGYGRAVGDEVLARLAARLRQALSAGSVAARVGGDEFAVLIEGLDALEQVRPLAQRLLATVAEPLWIEAGELSMSASIGVAGYPLDGADIATLMAHAEAAMAQAKREERNAVRFHAPVAGAAARRQRVLATELRRALRRDEFQLVYQPSVDLRHGRIGAAEALLRWRHPERGEVLPGEFIPQAERTGLIREIDAWVLERACRQLRAWIDAGLPALRMAVNVSARSLAHPQFLAGLRENLTAHRVPAGRLLLEITEGAILRLGEDVRRTLHTLHELGVGVAIDDFGTGYSSLSYLKLPAIVGVKVDRSFVAGLPDSASDAAIVEAILALAARLGLYTIAEGIEHEAQHAFLLRAGCAEGQGYLYARAVSPDAFERWLRRPGEAPFRLHRVSPGR is encoded by the coding sequence TTGTGCGCCCCCATCTCACCGGCCGCGCGGGCCTGGCTCGATCCGCTCACCTGGAGCGGCAACGGGCTGGCCTGGACGCTTCCGGCCGCGCTCGCTCTGGTGGCCTTGCTGCTGGCGTGGCTGATGGTGAAAAACCGGAGCAAGGCGTCGGCCATGATGCCGGATGCGGCGCGGCTGGACAGCGACGCGCCGATCGCCATCGTGACGGTGGCCGCCGATGGCCGCATCCTCGAGGCCAGCGTGCAGTTGAGCCTGTGGACGGGCCTTGATGGCGCGTCACTCCGCGGCCGGGCCCTGGACACGCTCTTCGTCGAGCCGCCTGCGGGTGACGGCCCGGCCATGCTGCGCGGTATCCGTGGAGTGCGCCCGGTGTATGTCGTTTCCGACCCGGCCCCGGTGGCGGAGGAAGCGCATGGGCATCGCCTGCTGTGGTTGATCGATCGGCAGGCCGGCATCGAATCGGCAGCCACGCACCGTCTGGAGGATGCCTTTTCGGAATTTGCCGAAGGCGTGCTGCTGCTCGATGCCGAAGGCCGCATCGTGGCCACCAACGCCGCGCATGACCGCCTGACCGGCTTTGCCCCCGGCAGCCGGCTGGGCGGCAGCCTGCAGGACACCCGCCGGCTTCCGGACGGGCGGTCCTTGTCCACAGCCGTGTGGCCGCAGGTCGAGCGTTCGGGCCGATGGCGCGGGGAGCTTTCCAGCCGCCGCGCCGATGGCAGTAGCTATCGGGAACACATGACCATTCGGCGCCTGGAAGACGGCCGTTTGCTGGCCGTCTTCAGCGCATGGGAGACGCAACAGCTGGTGTCCATGCCCGATGTCCGGGAAGGCGATGATCCGCTGACCGGACTCGCCGGCCGGGCGACCTTCGAGCGGCATGCCGCGGGGGCGATCGTCGCCGCCGATGCCGGGCGGCGCATGCTGGCCGTGCTGTTCATCGGGCTCGACGCCTTCAGGGCGATCAACGAAGGCTACGGCCGCGCGGTGGGCGACGAGGTGCTGGCGCGGCTGGCCGCGCGGCTACGTCAGGCCTTATCGGCCGGCAGTGTGGCGGCGCGGGTGGGTGGCGATGAGTTTGCGGTGCTGATCGAGGGCCTGGACGCACTCGAGCAGGTGCGGCCGCTGGCGCAGCGGTTGTTGGCGACCGTCGCCGAACCGCTGTGGATCGAGGCGGGCGAGCTGTCGATGAGCGCGAGCATCGGCGTCGCCGGCTATCCGCTCGATGGCGCCGACATCGCCACCTTGATGGCACACGCGGAGGCGGCCATGGCGCAGGCCAAGCGCGAGGAGCGCAACGCCGTGCGTTTCCACGCCCCGGTGGCCGGTGCGGCCGCGCGTCGGCAGCGGGTGCTGGCGACGGAGCTTCGGCGTGCCCTTCGTCGGGACGAGTTCCAGCTGGTCTACCAGCCCAGCGTCGACCTGCGGCATGGCCGGATCGGGGCCGCCGAGGCGCTGCTGCGCTGGCGCCACCCCGAGCGCGGCGAGGTGCTGCCCGGGGAGTTCATTCCACAGGCCGAGCGGACCGGGTTGATCCGTGAGATCGATGCCTGGGTGCTCGAGCGGGCCTGCCGGCAGTTGCGTGCATGGATCGACGCCGGCCTGCCCGCGCTGCGCATGGCCGTCAACGTGTCGGCCCGCAGTCTGGCCCATCCGCAGTTCCTCGCCGGGCTGCGCGAGAACCTGACCGCTCATCGCGTTCCGGCCGGCCGTCTGCTGCTGGAAATCACCGAAGGGGCGATATTGCGGCTGGGCGAGGACGTGCGGCGCACCTTGCACACGCTGCACGAGCTTGGCGTCGGCGTCGCCATCGACGATTTCGGCACCGGCTATTCGTCGCTGAGCTATTTGAAGCTGCCCGCCATCGTCGGCGTCAAGGTGGACCGGAGCTTCGTGGCCGGGTTGCCGGACAGTGCGAGCGATGCCGCCATCGTCGAGGCGATCCTGGCGCTGGCCGCCAGGCTCGGGCTCTACACCATCGCCGAGGGCATCGAGCACGAGGCCCAGCATGCTTTTCTGCTGCGCGCCGGTTGTGCCGAGGGCCAGGGTTATCTGTATGCGCGGGCGGTGTCGCCGGACGCGTTCGAGCGCTGGCTGCGGCGCCCCGGCGAGGCACCGTTCAGGCTGCATCGGGTGTCGCCCGGACGCTGA
- a CDS encoding HIT domain-containing protein, which yields MNDPGFALDARLAADTVPLGVFELCQVRLMDDARFPWLVLVPQRPGLSEVLDLEPADRDLLWRETLAAADALRRHVPCDKLNFGMLGNLVRQLHVHVVARSEGDAAWPGPVWGSGAAVRHAPSALAERAGHLRAVLGL from the coding sequence ATGAACGATCCGGGCTTCGCACTCGATGCGCGCCTGGCGGCCGATACCGTTCCGCTCGGCGTGTTCGAGCTCTGCCAGGTGAGGCTGATGGACGATGCGCGCTTTCCCTGGCTGGTGCTGGTGCCGCAACGGCCAGGCCTGAGCGAAGTGCTCGATCTAGAGCCCGCCGACCGCGATCTTCTGTGGCGGGAAACGCTGGCAGCGGCCGATGCCCTGCGCCGCCATGTCCCTTGCGACAAGCTCAACTTCGGCATGCTCGGCAATCTCGTGCGGCAGCTGCACGTGCACGTGGTCGCCCGAAGCGAAGGTGACGCGGCCTGGCCCGGTCCGGTATGGGGTAGCGGCGCCGCCGTGCGCCATGCGCCGTCGGCACTCGCCGAGCGGGCGGGACATCTTCGCGCCGTGCTGGGTCTGTAG
- the rimO gene encoding 30S ribosomal protein S12 methylthiotransferase RimO encodes MPATQKIGFVSLGCPKALVDSERILTQLKAEGYEIVPSYQAADAVVVNTCGFIDAAVQESLDAIGEALHENGKVIVTGCLGKRAGLIREAYPEVLAIGGPQDYESVMRAVHQALPPRRDRFLDLLPDTGVKLTPRHYAYLKIAEGCNHRCSFCIIPSLRGRLVSRPVDEVLAEAERLVKSGVKELLVISQDTSAYGVDLHYAERPWRDRVYRTRMTELCKGLAELGVWVRLHYVYPYPHVDELMPLMASGGILPYLDIPFQHASPRILKLMKRPGDVERTLERIRAWRKAVPELTLRSTFIVGFPGETEAEFEALLDFLREAELDRVGAFAYSPVEGARANALPGAIPEELKEDRLERFMSVQAEVSAARLARKVGHRLRVLVDEVDADGALARSSADAPEIDGVVRIVGGQGLRPGQFVEILVEDSDAHDLYARLATPASGTA; translated from the coding sequence GTGCCCGCCACGCAGAAAATCGGTTTCGTCAGCCTGGGCTGCCCCAAGGCGCTGGTCGACTCGGAGCGCATCCTCACCCAGCTCAAGGCGGAGGGATACGAGATCGTGCCGAGTTACCAGGCCGCCGACGCGGTGGTAGTCAATACCTGCGGATTCATCGACGCGGCGGTGCAGGAATCCCTGGACGCGATCGGCGAGGCGCTGCACGAGAACGGCAAGGTGATCGTCACCGGCTGTCTGGGCAAGCGCGCCGGACTGATCCGCGAGGCCTATCCCGAGGTGCTCGCGATCGGCGGCCCGCAGGACTACGAGAGCGTGATGCGCGCGGTGCACCAGGCGCTGCCACCGCGGCGCGACCGCTTTCTCGATCTTTTGCCCGACACCGGCGTCAAGCTGACGCCCAGGCATTACGCCTACTTGAAGATTGCCGAGGGCTGCAATCACCGCTGCAGCTTCTGCATCATTCCCTCGCTGCGCGGGCGGTTGGTGTCGCGTCCGGTGGACGAAGTGCTCGCCGAGGCCGAGCGGCTGGTCAAGAGCGGGGTCAAGGAGCTCCTGGTGATCTCCCAGGACACCAGTGCCTACGGCGTCGACCTCCACTATGCCGAGCGTCCCTGGCGCGATCGCGTCTATCGCACGCGGATGACCGAGTTGTGCAAAGGTCTCGCCGAGCTCGGCGTGTGGGTACGGTTGCATTACGTCTATCCGTACCCGCACGTGGACGAACTGATGCCGTTGATGGCCTCGGGAGGCATCCTTCCCTACCTCGACATACCCTTCCAGCACGCCAGCCCGCGCATCCTGAAACTGATGAAGCGTCCGGGTGACGTGGAACGCACGCTCGAGCGCATCCGCGCCTGGCGCAAGGCGGTGCCGGAGCTGACCCTGCGCAGCACCTTCATCGTCGGTTTTCCCGGCGAGACCGAGGCCGAATTCGAGGCCCTGCTCGATTTCCTGCGCGAGGCCGAGCTCGATCGCGTCGGTGCCTTCGCCTATTCGCCGGTCGAGGGCGCGCGCGCCAACGCCTTGCCCGGCGCGATCCCCGAGGAGCTCAAGGAGGATCGGCTCGAACGCTTCATGTCGGTGCAGGCGGAGGTCTCCGCGGCCCGGCTCGCGCGCAAGGTCGGCCACAGGCTGCGCGTGCTGGTGGACGAGGTGGACGCCGACGGTGCGCTGGCGCGCTCGAGCGCCGATGCGCCGGAGATCGACGGCGTCGTGCGCATCGTCGGCGGGCAGGGGCTGCGTCCCGGTCAGTTCGTCGAGATCCTCGTCGAGGACAGCGACGCGCACGACCTGTATGCACGCCTCGCCACGCCGGCTTCCGGCACGGCCTGA
- a CDS encoding DNA translocase FtsK yields the protein MPAARSASANKKSAETVALSEEARRRLRETGALLLLPLAIYLLVCLFSYDDLDPSWGHAGTVAHARNIGGAVGANIANLLRYIFGLVAYAFPLLLVLLGVQVLRQHGVRHTHPWEPSLRLIGWVFFFITAPALLYINFSRWPVLPQGVGGIVGQWVGGALLRAFGPTGAPLLLLALFLGAVTLATGLSWFRLMDWTGQAALALFARMRQALKRAPEAIIAQQARAERDVVKKTDAARQAKREPVRIETPPAPVVRSERARVETQIPLFTGAAAPGELPPLSLLDEAPEQGPGYSEETLEVLSRQVELKLKDFRIEAKVVGVYPGPVITRFELEPAAGVRGAQVSSLDKDIARGLSVVSVRVVDVIPGKNVIGLEIPNAKKQIVYLSEILRSDRYDQMKSPLTLALGKDIGGRPVVADLAKMPHLLVAGTTGSGKSVAVNAMVLSLLYKASPKDVRMLMIDPKMLELSVYEGIPHLLAPVVTDMKEAANALRWCVAEMERRYKLMAAVGVRNLAGFNKKVIEADKAGQPLLDPLFRPNPEMPSLVAEPLETLPYIVVIIDEFADMMMIVGKKVEELIARLAQKARAAGVHLVLATQRPSVDVITGLIKANIPTRIAFQVSSKIDSRTILDQSGAETLLGHGDMLYLPPGTAMPERVHGAFVDDHEVHNVVAWLKAQGAPQYIDGVLEEVQSTADGKFIDEAGLPQSAEEGGDADAQLYDKAVAIVTQTRRASISGVQRHLRIGYNRAARLIEQMEAEGVVSAPQHNGNREVLAPPPPKA from the coding sequence ATGCCGGCAGCGCGCAGCGCTAGTGCCAACAAGAAATCCGCGGAAACCGTCGCACTGAGCGAGGAGGCGCGGCGGCGTCTGCGCGAGACCGGCGCCCTGCTGCTGTTGCCGCTGGCGATCTATCTGCTGGTCTGCTTGTTCAGCTACGACGATCTCGACCCCAGCTGGGGCCATGCCGGCACGGTGGCCCACGCCCGCAACATCGGCGGCGCGGTGGGCGCCAACATCGCCAACCTGCTGCGCTACATCTTCGGCCTCGTGGCCTATGCGTTTCCGCTGCTGTTGGTGCTGCTCGGCGTGCAGGTCCTGCGCCAGCACGGCGTGCGCCACACGCATCCGTGGGAACCGTCGCTGCGACTGATCGGCTGGGTGTTCTTCTTCATCACCGCGCCGGCGCTGCTCTACATCAATTTCAGTCGCTGGCCGGTGTTGCCGCAGGGCGTCGGTGGCATCGTCGGACAGTGGGTGGGTGGTGCGCTGCTGCGGGCCTTCGGCCCGACCGGCGCGCCGCTCCTGCTGTTGGCGCTGTTCCTGGGCGCGGTGACCCTGGCGACCGGCTTGTCCTGGTTCCGGCTGATGGACTGGACCGGGCAGGCCGCGCTGGCACTGTTCGCCAGGATGCGCCAGGCGCTGAAGCGCGCGCCGGAGGCGATCATCGCCCAGCAGGCGCGGGCCGAGCGCGACGTGGTCAAGAAGACCGACGCCGCCCGCCAGGCCAAACGCGAGCCGGTGCGCATCGAGACGCCGCCGGCGCCGGTGGTGCGCAGCGAACGCGCCCGCGTCGAGACGCAGATTCCGCTGTTCACCGGCGCCGCCGCGCCGGGCGAGCTGCCGCCGCTGTCGCTGCTCGACGAGGCGCCCGAGCAGGGGCCGGGCTATTCGGAAGAAACCCTGGAAGTGCTTTCGCGCCAGGTCGAGCTCAAGCTCAAGGATTTCCGCATCGAGGCCAAGGTGGTCGGCGTCTATCCCGGCCCGGTCATCACCCGCTTCGAGCTGGAACCGGCCGCCGGCGTGCGCGGCGCGCAGGTGTCGAGCCTGGACAAGGACATCGCGCGTGGGCTTTCCGTGGTCAGCGTGCGCGTGGTCGACGTGATCCCAGGCAAGAACGTGATCGGGCTGGAGATCCCCAACGCGAAGAAGCAGATCGTGTACTTGTCCGAGATCCTGCGCTCGGACCGTTACGACCAGATGAAGTCGCCGCTCACGCTCGCGCTCGGCAAGGACATCGGCGGGCGGCCGGTGGTGGCGGACCTGGCCAAGATGCCGCATCTGCTGGTCGCCGGCACGACCGGCTCGGGCAAGTCGGTGGCGGTCAACGCGATGGTGCTCTCGCTGCTGTACAAGGCGAGCCCGAAAGACGTGCGCATGCTCATGATCGACCCGAAGATGCTGGAGCTTTCGGTGTATGAAGGCATCCCGCATCTGCTCGCGCCGGTGGTCACCGACATGAAGGAAGCGGCCAACGCGCTGCGCTGGTGCGTGGCCGAGATGGAGCGCCGCTACAAGCTGATGGCTGCCGTCGGCGTGCGCAACCTGGCCGGCTTCAACAAAAAGGTGATCGAAGCCGACAAGGCCGGCCAGCCGCTGCTCGATCCGCTGTTCCGGCCCAATCCGGAGATGCCGAGCCTGGTCGCCGAGCCGCTGGAAACCCTGCCATACATCGTCGTCATCATCGACGAGTTCGCCGACATGATGATGATCGTCGGCAAGAAGGTGGAAGAGCTGATCGCGCGGCTGGCGCAGAAGGCGCGCGCCGCCGGGGTGCATCTGGTGCTGGCCACGCAGCGCCCGTCGGTGGACGTCATCACCGGTCTCATCAAGGCCAACATCCCGACCCGCATCGCCTTCCAGGTGTCGAGCAAGATCGATTCGCGCACCATTCTCGACCAGTCCGGCGCCGAGACCCTGCTCGGCCACGGCGACATGCTCTACCTGCCGCCCGGCACCGCGATGCCCGAGCGCGTGCATGGGGCCTTCGTCGACGACCACGAGGTGCACAACGTGGTCGCCTGGCTGAAAGCGCAGGGTGCGCCGCAGTACATCGATGGCGTGCTGGAGGAGGTGCAGTCCACCGCCGACGGCAAGTTCATCGATGAGGCCGGCCTGCCGCAGAGCGCCGAGGAGGGCGGCGATGCCGATGCACAGCTCTACGACAAGGCGGTGGCCATCGTCACCCAGACCCGGCGCGCCTCGATCTCCGGCGTGCAGCGGCATCTGCGCATCGGCTACAACCGCGCCGCGCGGCTGATCGAGCAGATGGAGGCCGAAGGCGTGGTCAGCGCGCCGCAGCACAACGGCAACCGCGAGGTCCTCGCCCCGCCGCCGCCCAAAGCGTGA